A region of Etheostoma cragini isolate CJK2018 chromosome 2, CSU_Ecrag_1.0, whole genome shotgun sequence DNA encodes the following proteins:
- the unc93b1 gene encoding protein unc-93 homolog B1, giving the protein MMEASDEELVGGADELAAPPNGVINELLNVGQQDNMQGEVEEFLGPQAEYNEEEEERKYYRRKRLGVIKNVLAASVGAMIVYSVYMGLLQMQLILHYDMTYREVKYSNLGLEDIDRKMLMGINVTPIIGLLYTPVLIRFLGTKWMMFLASGIYALFVSTNYWERYYTLVPSAVAIGVAIVPFWASLGNYITRMAQQYYEYVNYKAEHVQEQKKLPKGACYRYIIIFQSVFNIIFHLSFVFAQFPMRFVLNGHLNDNQHILFNVKSCGANISGVIPGFNTTVLTNLPRSMLLIQVESVLMGFAFLAMIIFLVLCGAAYRPTEEIDLRSIGWGNIFQLPFKHLRDYRLRLLCPFFIYSGFEVLFAVSGFSLSYGVCILGLQKLWLLILVYGLSCSIFSSLCLGLLRLPRWVCLMGGAAVHVVLLVVLLCFSLCPHPDERSTQYLGPLLVIIALWGLGTALNKTGVSILLGMLYAEEKERLDFVYTIYHWWQAIAIFIVYLWSNLPMRAKLSILLATLLLACYCYWVMERRLASKVPFRLPRIPRPRHKVKGYRYLEEDNSDESDSEKSEEDDEEDGEHVVEEMGAEGGEEEGGHDAEVQGADSPTARRRGTEGQRRRQDHAHGMEG; this is encoded by the exons ATG ATGGAGGCCTCTGATGAAGAGTTGGTCGGGGGTGCTGATGAGCTTGCAGCACCTCCCAATGGTGTCATAAACGAACTGCTGAATGTGGGGCAGCAAGACAACATGCAGGGCGAG GTGGAGGAGTTTCTGGGCCCGCAAGCGGAGTAcaacgaggaggaggaagagaggaaatactACAGAAGGAAGAGGCTGGGAGTCATCAAGAATGTTCTTGCAGCCAGTGTGGGAGCCATGATTGTGTATAGTGTGTACATGG GCCTACTGCAGATGCAGCTGATCCTCCATTATGATATGACCTACCGCGAGGTGAAGTACAGCAACCTCGGCCTGGAAGACATCGATCGCAAGATGCTGATGGGCATTAACGTCACGCCCATTATTGGCTTGCTGTACACCCCCGTTCTTATcag GTTTTTAGGTACTAAGTGGATGATGTTCCTGGCTTCGGGAATCTATGCACTCTTTGTCTCAACCAATTACTGGGAGCGGTACTACACCTTGGTTCCATCAGCCGTAGCTATTGGCGTGGCCATTGTGCCTTTCTGGGCCTCCTTGGGAAATTACATCACAAG GATGGCGCAGCAGTATTATGAGTACGTTAACTACAAGGCAGAGCATGTGCAGGAGCAGAAGAAGCTCCCTAAGGGAGCGTGCTACAGATACATAATCATCTTCCAGTCAGTCTTCAACATCATCTTCCAT ctGAGTTTTGTCTTCGCGCAGTTCCCCATGCGCTTCGTCCTCAACGGCCACCTGAATGACAACCAACACATTCTCTTCAACGtcaaaagctgcg GAGCAAATATCAGTGGAGTGATCCCCGGCTTCAACACCACCGTGCTTACCAACCTGCCGCGCTCCATGCTGCTCATCCAGGTGGAGAGTGTCCTGATGGGCTTCGCCTTCCTCGCCATGATCATC TTCCTTGTGCTGTGTGGTGCTGCCTACCGGCCGACAGAAGAGATCGACCTCCGCAGTATTGGCTGGGGAAACATCTTCCAGCTGCCCTTCAAACACCTGAGAGACTACCGGCTGCGACTGCTCTGCCCCTTCTTCATCTACAGCGGATTTGAAGTGCTGTTTGCCGTCAGCGGATTCTCCCTG TCCTATGGCGTCTGCATTTTGGGCCTGCAAAAACTGTGGCTCCTTATACTGGTCTACGGCCTCTCCTGCTCCATCTTTTCGTCCCTCTGCCTTGGCCTCCTGCGCCTTCCACGCTGGGTGTGTCTGATGGGGGGCGCTGCTGTGCATGTCGTGCTGCTGGTGGTTCTCCTTTGCTTTTCACTGTGTCCACATCCAGATGAGAGAAGTACACAGTATCTGGGCCCTCTGCTTGTGATTATAGCGCTGTGGGGACTCGGAACCGCCCTGAACAAGACGGGCGTTAGCA TTCTGCTCGGTATGCTGTACGCTGAGGAAAAAGAACGCCTTGACTTTGTCTATACCATCTATCACTGGTGGCAGGCCATCGCCATCTTCATAGTCTACCTATGGTCCAACCTGCCTATGagg GCCAAACTCTCCATCCTGTTGGCCACTTTATTGCTGGCCTGCTACTGTTACTGGGTGATGGAGCGTCGGCTGGCCAGTAAAGTGCCTTTCAGACTGCCTCGCATCCCTCGGCCACGACACAAG GTCAAAGGCTACCGTTACCTGGAAGAGGACAACTCAGATGAGTCAGACTCTGAGAAGAGTGAGGAGGATGACGAAGAGGACGGAGAGCATGTGGTGGAGGAGATGGGAGCCGAGGgcggggaggaggagggaggccatgacgcagaggtccagggagCTGACTCACCCACAGCCAGGAGGAGAGGGACTGAGGGTCAGCGCCGCAGACAGGACCACGCTCACgggatggagggatga
- the timm10 gene encoding mitochondrial import inner membrane translocase subunit Tim10, with translation MQLYRWPGFKLQLLRELQRQQNNAQFCDTLLQTEGISVPTHGCILAALSPFLSQKLSASRSPPSGQKCQIQLQAVKAQTLLKLVALLYSGKLEVKGSKEQHDVLSAAHQLGITDLVEGQEHGGGEEAALWGNSLWSCREKAEAGRERNESRDMQDAQVQTENVEKRATASPIEKRSCVSTGTQTVRAGEKMVGSSSTQSGQTACSEAQSLGFSISVQCPNITDDTHFFSTPCLPLSNMHSGARSEGQSTLDRSSDSVTNPTSTSALPSNVMTLPISLNDDSNSPPPREDSGNQQSSEFGDSIQGLAKEGTGLEDGKRNGKTAEDRINTEQPSNRDEMLGKEKGKSTGRRHTNIGMKSLAKMKQMQKIMNATQISVKVKLRRRTKGEVWEVVRMHDTDEALSVLTSLKQDGSNHKRPQTSIEPPPSSVQPVLNHKPETQNLQQAPTDSSEPPSPPPYFSTTSVSQPLSSDCFTPNQNDGPGSVPPPQPPGPAEECDEQIEKLLEDIMMGLNILPNLDRDCKKSHYYQPILDGVPAICQIPVTEKEPPQSQEHAAVSAAGCIHYQDFGTQVGHSSTETGIYCYLPAQNQASCSSISSFQLAAVPIQQQEASSPQYHSSVPAMGQRDGTSPQDMPLAKSQNCPYAEAPTTRSILPTALYSSNQKPLTTVPYYPACQDPSSQVNENVEQFLQLTSVSETQSSYHLSFMDDLRLPRCLSPLEACPSAERPQTTLNDSTRQKDTIPPQPSLHGRPWLTLNHGLLQFPLSAIAQREKKRALSPQNTNLSCRSKQRPKPLELSPQKKSVASRTVEERGAVSAGHRNVAELKNRMTNACHRKCVPPHYKEAELTKGESVCLDRCVAKYLDLHERLGRKLTELSVQDEEMMRKAAVGSG, from the exons ATGCAGCTGTACCGGTGGCCAGGTTTTAAGCTGCAGCTTCTTAGAGAGCTgcagagacaacaaaacaatgcCCAATTCTGTGATACTCTTTTGCAAACTGAGG GTATCTCAGTCCCAACCCACGGTTGCATCCTTGCAGCTCTCAGTCCCTTCCTGTCTCAGAAGCTGTCTGCCTCCCGGTCTCCTCCATCGGGTCAGAAGTGCCAGATCCAGCTCCAGGCTGTGAAGGCCCAGACCCTGCTGAAGCTTGTTGCTCTTCTGTACTCTGGGAAGTTAGAGGTAAAAGGAAGTAAAGAGCAGCATGACGTGCTGTCTGCGGCCCACCAGCTTGGGATCACAGACCTTGTTGAAGGACAGGAACAtggagggggggaggaggcAGCACTCTGGGGAAATAGTTTATGGAGTTGCAGAGAAAAGGCAGaagcaggcagagagagaaatgaaagcaGAGACATGCAGGATGCACAAGTTCaaactgaaaatgttgaaaagagaGCTACGGCTTCTCCAATTGAAAAGAGGAGTTGTGTATCCACAGGCACACAGACTGTTAGAGCTGGTGAAAAGATGGTGGGCAGTTCTTCTACTCAATCTGGCCAAACGGCATGCTCTGAAGCTCAAAGTTTGGGGTTTTCTATCTCAGTGCAATGCCCAAACATCACAGATGATACACATTTTTTCTCCACTCCTTGCCTACCCTTATCCAATATGCACAGTGGAGCACGAAGCGAGGGACAGTCTACATTAGACCGATCCTCTGACAGTGTAACAAATCCCACTTCAACTTCAGCTTTGCCCAGCAACGTGATGACCCTCCCCATTTCCCTGAATGACGACTCAAACTCCCCGCCACCTCGGGAAGACAGCGGCAACCAGCAGTCCTCTGAGTTTGGAGACAGCATACAAGGGTTGGCTAAGGAAGGGACAGGATTGGAGGACGGGAAAAGAAATGGCAAAACAGCGGAGGACAGAATAAACACAGAGCAGCCAAGCAACAGAGATGAGATGTtaggaaaggaaaaaggaaagtctACAGGGAGGAGGCATACAAATATCGGGATGAAGAGCCTGGCTAAGATGAAACAGATGCAGAAGATAATGAATGCCACACAGATTTCTGTCAAG GTGAAGCTGAGGAGAAGGACTAAAGGAGAAGTGTGGGAGGTTGTGCGCATGCATGACACAGATGAAGCATTATCAGTTCTGACCTCCCTGAAACAG GACGGCTCCAACCACAAAAGGCCGCAGACAAGCATTGagcctcctccctcctctgtcCAGCCAGTCCTCAATCATAAACCAGAGACCCAGAATCTTCAACAAGCTCCCACCGACTCCTCTgaaccaccatcaccacccccCTACTTCAGCACCACGTCCGTCTCCCAGCCTCTCTCTAGCGACTGCTTCACCCCAAACCAAAACGACGGCCCCGGGTCAGTCCCGCCCCCCCAGCCTCCAGGTCCTGCAGAGGAGTGTGATGAGCAGATAGAGAAGCTGTTAGAAGACATCATGATGGGCCTGAACATCCTGCCAAACTTAGACAGGGACTGCAAGAAGTCTCATTATTATCAACCAATACTTGACGGAGTGCCGGCCATTTGCCAGATCCCCGTTACAGAGAAAGAGCCGCCGCAAAGCCAGGAGCATGCTGCTGTCAGTGCAGCAGGATGTATACATTACCAGGATTTTGGGACACAAGTTGGTCACTCATCAACAGAAACAG GTATCTATTGTTACTTGCCAGCTCAGAACCAGGCCAGCTGCTCCAGCATCTCGTCTTTCCAGCTGGCTGCTGTGCCAATCCAGCAGCAGGAGGCGAGCTCTCCTCAGTATCACTCATCTGTCCCAGCCATGGGGCAAAGAGATGGAACCAGCCCCCAGGACATGCCACTGGCCAAAAGTCAAAATTGTCCTTATGCTGAAGCACCCACAACAAGATCAATCCTACCCACAGCTCTCTACTCCAGCAATCAGAAACCCCTTACTACTGTTCCTTATTACCCAGCATGCCAGGACCCGTCTTCACAGGTCAATGAGAACGTTGAACAGTTTTTACAGCTGACCAGTGTAAGCGAGACCCAATCCTCGTATCATTTATCTTTCATGGATGATTTGCGGCTCCCTCGATGTCTCTCTCCGTTAGAGGCGTGTCCCTCAGCAGAAAGACCCCAGACTACCCTTAATGACTCAACGCGTCAAAAGGATACAATTCCGCCACAGCCATCTCTGCACGGGCGACCCTGGCTCACACTAAACCACGGGCTGCTACAATTTCCTCTCAGTGCGATCgctcaaagagaaaaaaaaagagcgcTTTCACCACAGAATACAAACCTCAGCTGTCGCTCAAAGCAAAGACCGAAACCTCTGGAGTTGAGTCCCCAAAAAAAGAGTGTCGCATCCCGGACAGtggaagagagaggagcagtATCCGCTGGACATCGAAATGTGGCTGAACTGAA AAACCG AATGACCAACGCCTGCCACAGGAAGTGCGTACCGCCACATTACAAGGAGGCTGAGCTGACAAAGGGCGAGTCGGTGTGCCTGGACCGCTGCGTGGCCAAATACCTAGACCTTCACGAGAGGCTGGGCCGCAAGTTGACAGAGCTGTCCGTCCAGGACGAGGAGATGATGAGGAAGGCAGCCGTGGGGAGCGGATAG